CGAAGCCGGAGCCTTCCTTCTTCAGGTCAGCGGGCGCAAGGTTGATCGTGATCTTCGTCGAGGGAATTTCAAAGCCGGAGTTTTTGATCGCTGCCTTTACGCGATCGCGGCTCTCACGCACAGCAGCATCGGGAAGCCCGACCACCGCAAACACTTCTCGCTCGAGCGGCACACCGAGGTAGTCCACCTCAACGTCGATAAGGTGCGCGTCGATCCCGTAGACCGCCGCGCTGCGCGTCTTGAACAGCATGGAGAGAACCGCCTGATGAAGCCAATGAGGCCGAAGAATTGTCGCCAGTCTAGCATTCACTTCGTACTCTTCCGAAGAGCAAGCATCCATTGCGTAACCTTCCGCCGTCCTATAACGCGGGCCTTCGTTCCAAACCACTACATACGCTCGAGAAGACACGACCATGCTGAAGCACTTGAAGTTCCCTGCCCTCGTTACCCTGACCCTCTCCGCAGGTATGGCGTTTGCAGCCCCTGCAAGCAAGCCGCAAGACAAGCCCGCAGCCGCGCAACAGGCCACACCGCCGGAAACGCCCGCCGAAAAGCAGATTCGCGCCTGGCACATCCTCACCGACGGTGTGCAGGACGCCAAGCATCCTGACATGCGCACGCAGGCGCTGTCGGCCCTCTCTGATCTCGGCTCCAACCCTAAAGCCAATGAGCTGATCGCAGCTGCGATGAAGGATCCCGACCTCGACGTGCGGTCCGCGGCCGCACTCGCCGCCGGCAAAACAAAATCGCGCACCCTCGTTCCTCCGCTGCGCAAACTGCTCGACGATCAGGAACCGCAGGTCGTCTTCACCGCCGCCAGCGTGCTGTGGAAAGAGTTCCATGACCACTCCGGCGAAGACATCCTCGACGCCATCGTGAGCGGCAAGCGCAAGGCGAATCCGACGCTGATCCATGGCGCGCAGCATCAGGCCTCGAAGACGCTGCATAACCCAGCAGCACTCGCGAAGCTCGGCGTTGAAAACGGCGCAGGCTTCTTCCTCGGGCCCTTCGGCTTCTCCATTACGGCCATCGAGTACATGCGCAAGAACGGCACGGATACCGCCCGTGTCACCGCGCTTGAGTTGCTCGCCGAAGACAAGTCACAGAACACGCGCGATGATCTGATGGATGCACTCACCGACAAGGACATCGGCGTTCGCGCCGCGGCCGCACGTCTGCTCGGCAAGTTCCATGAGCACCGCTACGCCACGGCCATCGCTCCTCTGCTCGATGACGAGAAGCTGCCCGTACGCCTCACCGCAGCGGCAGGCTACATCAACTGCAACGCAGCCGGTGGTGCGAAGAAGTAAAGCCAGAGCATCCAGCAACCAAGACCTCACTGACAGCAAGACCTCATTGACAGCTCATTGCCAAGCTTGAGGAGATACTTCTAACGCTCGCGCCTACAATAAAGGCCGCGAGCGTTTTCTTTTATGCAGACCAGCCTCTTCGAGCTTTTCAAAATCGGTATCGGCCCCTCGTCCTCTCACACCGTAGGACCGATGCGCGCTGCCGTGCGTTTTGGCCGCGACCTCAACGCGCAGGGACTACTGCCACGAACGCAACGCGTCTGCGTGGAGCTCTACGGCTCGCTCGCGCTCACCGGTATCGGCCACGCCACCGACCGTGCAGCGCTGCTCGGTCTTCTCGGTGAATCACCAGACACCGTCGCGCTCGCGCAGATCGACACGATGCTCGCGCGCATCCAGGTGGAGCACCGCCTGAATCTGCTTGGCGTCGCTGACATCGACTTCAATCCCGCGACCGATCTGCTGTGGCATCGCGATCAGATGTATCCCGATGCCAGCAATCCTGCGCATCCCAACGGCATGAAGCTTACCGCTTTCGACGCCGCAGGCAGCATACTGCTCAGCGAGACGTTCTACTCCGTCGGAGGCGGCTTTATCCTTTCAGCCGACGAGTTCGCGAACCAGGCGACGAAGCAGGAGCGCTCCGTGCCGTATCCGTTCTCCTCGGCGGACGAACTGCTCCGTCTCTCCGAAGAGCATCAGCTCTCGATCGCTGAGGTTGTGCTCGCAAACGAGATCTCGCTGCTCGCTGATCCGACGATCACGCGCCGCATCGATCGCATCGTCTCACCTGCGCGTCCCGACAACGAAGCCCCCATCGACCTCGCCGCGCTCACACCCCGCGAGCAGATCGAGGCCGCGGTGCTCACATTGTGGCAAGCGATGGCCGACTGCATCGAGCGCGGCATCCACACCGAAGGAACGCTGCCGGGTGGTCTCAACGTTCGCCGTCGTGCCCCCGGACTCGCCGCCCGTCTCGCGCGCCTCGAAAGCGAAGGCATGCCGCGCGACCCGCTCGCACCGCTCGACTCCGTCACACTTGTCGCGATGGCGGTCAATGAAGAGAACGCCGCCGGTGGCCGCGTCGTCACCGCGCCCACCAACGGAGCCGCGGGCGTGATCCCTGCGATCGCGCATTACTACCTGCACTTCGCGAGCGGAGACATCACCGAAGCCGAGAAGCGCGCAGGCCTGCTGCGTTACTTCTTCACTGCAGCAGCGATCGGCATTCTGTACAAAGAGAACGCCTCGATCTCCGGCGCAGAAGTCGGTTGTCAGGGCGAAGTCGGCGTCGCATGTTCGATGGCTGCAGGCGGACTCGTCGCTGCACTCGGCGGCAACAATGCTGCCGTCGAACACGCTGCAGAGATCGCGATGGAGCACAACCTCGGCATGACCTGCGACCCCATCGGCGGTCTCGTGCAGATCCCTTGCATCGAACGCAATGGCATGGGCGCGGTGAAAGCCGTGAACGCGGCGCGCCTCGCGCTGCATGATCCCGGCCCGCACAAACTCTCGCTCGATCAAGTCATCGACACGATGTATCGCACCGGCATGGACATGCAGTCGCGCTACAAAGAGACTTCGCTTGCAGGCCTCGCGTTGAACATCATCGAGTGCTGATCGACGAAGCGGAGCGTGATGCGGCGCGCATCATTCAACACTCACTCGCGTTCGCATGATGCCACCGCATGAGCCTCACAATGTGACGTGCACGATCTCTCAACATGAAGAGAAAAATCTCGCAAACAATTTGTACTTTTCGCTTGACTCTGTCTCACGCAAAATCTATACCTTCGTTAGTTGCTTCATTCATCATGAATGCGACGTCGATGTCCGCATCGAGTAATGGGAGCGCAGGCAAACGCAACCAGGCAAAGCAACACCCAAAGGCAACACATTCAGGGAGCGCATACGATGCGCTCCCTGAAGTGTTTTTAGCCAGTGTTCATGCACCTTTTGCGCGCACCGCTCTCAACACTCGCATCCACGCCTCGCATCTCGTATCTTCATTACATGACTCGTCGTCGCTTCATCGCAGACATCTTCACCGACACCACCGCATCGCTCACCGGCGAGCAAGCGCATCATCTTGCACGCGTGTTGCGCGCGCAGAGCGGCCAGCAATACGACGTCGTCGCCAACGGCTTCCTGCATCGCGCGACCATCACGCGCGTCTCCGACGAGGAAGTCACCTTCGACCTCGGCGAACAACTCGAGACTGACTCCGCATTGCCCGTGCATCTGCTGCTCGCCATCATCAAGTTCGATCATTATGAGTGGGGCCTCGAGAAGCTCACCGAACTCGGCGCCGCGCGCATCACGCCCGTCATCGCGCGCCGCACGGAGAAGCATCTCGCTGCATCGGCATCGAAGCGTGTCGAGCGCTGGCGGCGCATCGTGCTTGAATCGGCAAAGCAATCACGCCGCTCCGATCTCGTTGAGATCGACGAGCCGATGCCTCTCGCACAAGCGCTCAAGCTCGTCGACGCACCGCACAAACTTCTGCTCGCCGAAACCGAAGAAGACAACACACTGGCGAACGCACTGAAGCCTCAACACGAAGGCCCCGACGCCGAACACAATCGCGCACTCGCTTTCGCCGTTGGCCCCGAAGGCGGATGGACACAGGATGAGATGAAGCTCTTCACCGACAACGAGTGGAAGCCCATCACACTCGGCCCGCGCATCCTCCGCGCCGAGACCGCAGCGATCGCCGCACTCAGCGTCTGCAACGCGCTGCTGTAGTTATCTGAACTCTGGCAACTGGACGACTGCCCCTCTGCTGTGGACCACGAATCGCCTGACACACTGACATACTCGACAACTGACACATTGAATGGACCATAAGAAAAGAGGCCGCATCAGCGGCCTCTTTTTTTCTGCAAATGTCCTCACTTTACGAGAACATCTCCTTCATCTTGTCGAACAAGCCGCGCGAGTGCGGCGCGTTGTCCACGGCGAGCGTCTCGCTCAACTGCTTCATGAGCGCTTTCTGCTCCTTCGACAGCTTCGACGGCGTCTGCACGCGTACCTCGACGATCAGGTCGCCCTTGCCGTGCTGATTCAGGTGGGGCACCCCCTTGCCACGCAAGCGGAATTCCTTGCCACTCTGCGTGCCTTCAGGCACCTTGATCGTCTCTGCACCATGCAGCGTTTCGATCTCAAGCTCCGTGCCGAGCGCCGCTTGCGGGAAGCTGATCGGCATCACGCAGTGCAGGTCATCGCCATCGCGCTCGAAGAACTTGTGCTCGCGAATGTCGAGCATCACATAGAAGTCGCCGTTGGGGCCGCCGAAGCGACCTGCATCGCCTTCGCCACCGTAGCGAATGCGCGTGTCGCCTTCAACACCTGCTGGCACCTTCACCTTGATGGTGTGCTCCGCTGCCGTGCGGCCTTCGCCGCGGCAGGTCTTGCAAGGGTTCTTGATGACCGAACCTGTGCCCGAGCAAACCGGGCATGCACGCGCCACGGAGAAGAAGCCCTGCTGCGAACGTACCTGGCCGCGACCGCCGCACTGCTGGCATGTTTCGGGCTGCGAGCCCGCCTGCGCGCCGCTGCCTTTGCAGTCGCCGCAAGCATCAGCGCGGCGAATCTTCACTTCCTTTTCCGCACCAAAGACAGCCTCTTCAAACTCAAGCGTCAGCTCATAGCTGATGTCGCGTCCACGCTGCGCGCGCGATGCTCGACCACGGCCGCCCATGTTGAACATCTCGCCGAACAAGTCGCCGAAGATGTCGTTCAGGTCGCCCTGCTGGAAGCCACCGCCGCCGAACGGTCCGCCCGCACCGGGGCCGCCGTTGCCGACGCCAGCGTGGCCGTAGCGGTCGTACGCGGCGCGCTTGTCGGCGTCGCTCAGCACGCCGTACGCTTCGCTGCACTCCTTGAACTTTTCTTCCGCGGCCTTGTCGCCGGGATTGCGGTCTGGGTGCCACTTCATCGCGAGCTTACGGTAAGAGGTCTTAATCTCCCCTTCGCTCGCCGTGCGCTCGACTTCAAGAATCTCGTAGTAATCAGCCTTCATCGTCGCTGCTGCCATCTCTGATCTCTAATCTCTGTTCTCTTGCGTTTACGCTTCGTGCTGCGCGGAGTTCGTCGCGATCTTCACCAGCGCCGGACGCAGCAACTTGTCACGCAGCTTGTAGCCGCGGCGAATCTCTTCGATCACCTGATGGTCTGGCACGTCAGCGCGTTCTTCCGAACCCAACGCCTCATGCACACGCGGATCGAACTCCGCACCGACAGCCTCAACCGCCTGCACGTTCAGGTTGCGCAGCGCTTCTTCCATCTGCTTCAGGATCAACTCCACGCCCACGCGCAACTGCTCGGCCGAGCCCTGGGCCTTCAGCGCGAGCTGAAAGTTATCCATCACTCCAAGGAACGGCTCCACTGTCGCCTGCACGGCGTAGTCGCGCGCATCCTGGCGCTCCTTCACCTCGCGCTTGCGCGCATTGTCGAACTCCGCCTGCAGACGCGCCAGACGGTCCTTCAACGCATCACGCTCACCGCGTGCCTGCTCCAACTCCGCGCCCGCGTCCATCGGAATTACTTCACCTTCGAGCGGAGCTTCGTTCTGTTCTTCGTTGGCCGTGTAGTTCTCGTTCAGTTCCTGTTCACTCATCGTCGTCTTCCTTTGTTCCGTTTGCGCTTCCGCAGCAAACCAGTCTCTGATTCGCTTCATCGTCATGCGCTCTTTCTAAAGTCCTGTTGCATCTTCGCGACCGAGGTCCAGTACGCGATCAAAAAGGTTCGCGATGTAGCCCACCGCATTCATCGTGCTCTCGTAGTGCATACGCTTGCTGCCGAGCACGCCCACCGTGGCCAGACTATCTCCGACGCGCGCTGGCGCAGCGATCAACACAAGCCCTGCCATCTCCGGCGCCGTGCGCTCGAGGTCGAAGACCACGCGCACATTCTCCTGCCGCGAATCGACATACGCATTGAGCAGCTCGACCAGCCGCTCCTTGGCTTCGAGCGCGCCGAGCATCGCACGCAACCGTTCGCGATCTTCATCCGCACCCACTAGATTCGCAACGCCTTCGACAAACACCAGCGGCGTGCCTTCCACCGCGGGCAGCGCCTGCGACCAAAGCTCCTGCGCCGACGCCAGCATCTGCTGATACGCGGACCGCTCACGGTTCACGCGACGCGACAACTCCGCGCGCACCGCGTCGAGCGTCCATCCGCGGAAGTGTTCGTTGAGGAAGTTCGAAGCAATCTCCAACTCCGACATCGTCAGGTCGCGCTCCACCGCCAACATGCGATCGCGCACCATGCCACCGCGCGTCACGAGCACCGCCAACACGCGCTTTGAGGCCAGCCGCGAGAAGTGCACATGCTCCAGCATGTCGGTCGCCGGAGGCGCGCCGATCGCGAGGCCCACACCGCTCGAAAGCATCGCCAGCACCTGCGAGGTGCGCTCCAGCAAGGCATCGCCACCCGCAATACCGACGAAGCTCGAATCAATGCGCGAGTGTAGTTCCGCACGCGTCGGTCCGGGCAGGTTCGCCGCCGATCCGCGATGCAGCGCCTCCACATACATGCGGAACGCCGACGCCGAAGGCACACGACCCGCCGATGTATGCGGCTGTTCGAGCAATCCTGCATCGACCAGCGCAGCCATCTCGTTGCGAATCGTCGCCGGACTGGCGGCGGCCGAAGCGATCGCGCTCGAACGCGCAATCGACCCCGAACTCACAGGCTCGCCTGTGGCGATGTAGCTTTCTACAATCGCCATCAGCACATCGCGCTGTCTCGCCGTCAATGTCGGTTCGTTCGCCATCGCAACCTGATTAGATATCCGCACCGCCGCAAACGTCGCAACGGCGCCTTTGCTTAAAGAATCTCGAGCACGTCCTCAGACTGCGCCGCCGCTTCCTTCGCGCGCAACGCTACCTGCGCTGCAATCGCGCGGAACTCCTGCCCACGCTCGGAGTCTTCACCCGCCAGCGCTGCCGGCAAACCACGATCGCCGCTCTCACGTACCTGCGGATCAAGATCCACGGAGCCGAGGAACGGCAGGCCGAACTGCTTGGCCGTCTGCTCCGTCGAGCCCGCGCCGAAGACATCGATCACCGTACCGTCGGGAAGCACCATGCGGCTCATGTTCTCCACCAGTCCCAGCACTTCCACATTCACCTGGTGGAACATCTCGAGCGCCTTGCGGGCGTCTTCGAGAGCCACCGACGAGCCCGTGCTCACCACGACAGCGCCGGTCAACGGCACCGTCTGCACCAGCGAGATCACGACATCGCCCGTGCCCGGAGGCAGATCGACGAGCAGGAAGTCCAACTCGCCCCACTGCACCTGCTGCAGGAACTGGCGGATGACGCCATGCAACATCGGTCCGCGCATCACCATCGGCTTGTCGCCCGGCGAGATCAGTCCGATCGACATGAACTTCACGCCATGCGCCGTCAGCGGTTCAATCATGTTGCCCGGCAGGATCGCAGGCTGACGCGTCAGGCCAAGCATCGTCGGCACATTCGGCCCGTAGATGTCTGCGTCGATCAGGCCGACCTTGTAACCCAGCTTCGCAAGGCTCACTGCGGTGTTCACGGCCACGGTGGTCTTCCCCACGCCGCCCTTGCCCGAACCAATCGCCACTACATGCGCTACACCCGCCAGCGGCTGCGGCCCCTGCGGCATTCCCTGTCCACTATGTCCCATAACTCTCTTTCTACCTCGGCGCACAGCGCCAATCTCTGATTTCTAATCTCTGATCTCGAAGGCTTAAACGTGCCACTCCGGCGGCAACGTCGCGCGCAGTTCCTTCTTGCGCATCGTCTCGCTCGAACGCATCTCGCGACGCTTCAGCGCGTCTTCATAGCGACGCTTCTGGTGCTCCGTCTCCGGCACGACCTGCGGCACTTCGAGCTTGCCGCCGAGCACATCTACCGCAACATACGTCAGGTAGGCGGTCGCCACATGACGCATGCGGCCGTTGCCGAGCACATCCTCAACCATCGCTTTCACGCCGACTTCCATGCTCGTCTTGAACGCGCGGTTCACGCTCGCCTTCAGGATCAGCAACTCGCCCACCTTGACCGGCGAGACGAAGTCGAGCGTATCCATGCTCGCCGTCACCGTCACCGCACCCGCATGGCGCACACTCGCCACGGCGCCGACGAGGTCAATGAACTGCATCAGACGACCGCCGAAGAGATTGCCCAGCGGATTCACATCATTCGGGAAAACGATCTCATTGCGCTCGGCCATCGACTCGGCCACAGTGCGCGAAATCACACGTTCGC
Above is a genomic segment from Granulicella cerasi containing:
- a CDS encoding RsmE family RNA methyltransferase — its product is MHLLRAPLSTLASTPRISYLHYMTRRRFIADIFTDTTASLTGEQAHHLARVLRAQSGQQYDVVANGFLHRATITRVSDEEVTFDLGEQLETDSALPVHLLLAIIKFDHYEWGLEKLTELGAARITPVIARRTEKHLAASASKRVERWRRIVLESAKQSRRSDLVEIDEPMPLAQALKLVDAPHKLLLAETEEDNTLANALKPQHEGPDAEHNRALAFAVGPEGGWTQDEMKLFTDNEWKPITLGPRILRAETAAIAALSVCNALL
- a CDS encoding HEAT repeat domain-containing protein, whose product is MLKHLKFPALVTLTLSAGMAFAAPASKPQDKPAAAQQATPPETPAEKQIRAWHILTDGVQDAKHPDMRTQALSALSDLGSNPKANELIAAAMKDPDLDVRSAAALAAGKTKSRTLVPPLRKLLDDQEPQVVFTAASVLWKEFHDHSGEDILDAIVSGKRKANPTLIHGAQHQASKTLHNPAALAKLGVENGAGFFLGPFGFSITAIEYMRKNGTDTARVTALELLAEDKSQNTRDDLMDALTDKDIGVRAAAARLLGKFHEHRYATAIAPLLDDEKLPVRLTAAAGYINCNAAGGAKK
- a CDS encoding nucleotide exchange factor GrpE produces the protein MSEQELNENYTANEEQNEAPLEGEVIPMDAGAELEQARGERDALKDRLARLQAEFDNARKREVKERQDARDYAVQATVEPFLGVMDNFQLALKAQGSAEQLRVGVELILKQMEEALRNLNVQAVEAVGAEFDPRVHEALGSEERADVPDHQVIEEIRRGYKLRDKLLRPALVKIATNSAQHEA
- the hrcA gene encoding heat-inducible transcriptional repressor HrcA — translated: MANEPTLTARQRDVLMAIVESYIATGEPVSSGSIARSSAIASAAASPATIRNEMAALVDAGLLEQPHTSAGRVPSASAFRMYVEALHRGSAANLPGPTRAELHSRIDSSFVGIAGGDALLERTSQVLAMLSSGVGLAIGAPPATDMLEHVHFSRLASKRVLAVLVTRGGMVRDRMLAVERDLTMSELEIASNFLNEHFRGWTLDAVRAELSRRVNRERSAYQQMLASAQELWSQALPAVEGTPLVFVEGVANLVGADEDRERLRAMLGALEAKERLVELLNAYVDSRQENVRVVFDLERTAPEMAGLVLIAAPARVGDSLATVGVLGSKRMHYESTMNAVGYIANLFDRVLDLGREDATGL
- a CDS encoding L-serine ammonia-lyase, whose product is MQTSLFELFKIGIGPSSSHTVGPMRAAVRFGRDLNAQGLLPRTQRVCVELYGSLALTGIGHATDRAALLGLLGESPDTVALAQIDTMLARIQVEHRLNLLGVADIDFNPATDLLWHRDQMYPDASNPAHPNGMKLTAFDAAGSILLSETFYSVGGGFILSADEFANQATKQERSVPYPFSSADELLRLSEEHQLSIAEVVLANEISLLADPTITRRIDRIVSPARPDNEAPIDLAALTPREQIEAAVLTLWQAMADCIERGIHTEGTLPGGLNVRRRAPGLAARLARLESEGMPRDPLAPLDSVTLVAMAVNEENAAGGRVVTAPTNGAAGVIPAIAHYYLHFASGDITEAEKRAGLLRYFFTAAAIGILYKENASISGAEVGCQGEVGVACSMAAGGLVAALGGNNAAVEHAAEIAMEHNLGMTCDPIGGLVQIPCIERNGMGAVKAVNAARLALHDPGPHKLSLDQVIDTMYRTGMDMQSRYKETSLAGLALNIIEC
- a CDS encoding Mrp/NBP35 family ATP-binding protein, whose amino-acid sequence is MGHSGQGMPQGPQPLAGVAHVVAIGSGKGGVGKTTVAVNTAVSLAKLGYKVGLIDADIYGPNVPTMLGLTRQPAILPGNMIEPLTAHGVKFMSIGLISPGDKPMVMRGPMLHGVIRQFLQQVQWGELDFLLVDLPPGTGDVVISLVQTVPLTGAVVVSTGSSVALEDARKALEMFHQVNVEVLGLVENMSRMVLPDGTVIDVFGAGSTEQTAKQFGLPFLGSVDLDPQVRESGDRGLPAALAGEDSERGQEFRAIAAQVALRAKEAAAQSEDVLEIL
- a CDS encoding acyl-CoA thioesterase; this encodes MSERVISRTVAESMAERNEIVFPNDVNPLGNLFGGRLMQFIDLVGAVASVRHAGAVTVTASMDTLDFVSPVKVGELLILKASVNRAFKTSMEVGVKAMVEDVLGNGRMRHVATAYLTYVAVDVLGGKLEVPQVVPETEHQKRRYEDALKRREMRSSETMRKKELRATLPPEWHV
- the dnaJ gene encoding molecular chaperone DnaJ, which encodes MAAATMKADYYEILEVERTASEGEIKTSYRKLAMKWHPDRNPGDKAAEEKFKECSEAYGVLSDADKRAAYDRYGHAGVGNGGPGAGGPFGGGGFQQGDLNDIFGDLFGEMFNMGGRGRASRAQRGRDISYELTLEFEEAVFGAEKEVKIRRADACGDCKGSGAQAGSQPETCQQCGGRGQVRSQQGFFSVARACPVCSGTGSVIKNPCKTCRGEGRTAAEHTIKVKVPAGVEGDTRIRYGGEGDAGRFGGPNGDFYVMLDIREHKFFERDGDDLHCVMPISFPQAALGTELEIETLHGAETIKVPEGTQSGKEFRLRGKGVPHLNQHGKGDLIVEVRVQTPSKLSKEQKALMKQLSETLAVDNAPHSRGLFDKMKEMFS